In Solanum lycopersicum chromosome 5, SLM_r2.1, the following are encoded in one genomic region:
- the LOC101255792 gene encoding phloretin 4'-O-glucosyltransferase, translating to MKHHHFIIISLTIQGHINPTLQLAKNLSRAGVRCTFVTTVNGFSKLNNLPSIDGLFYASISDGNDDGTAKMDFSDYMKQLKRVGSENLKKLIDRYAGDGHPVTCLVYTFIWPWVAEVAREINLPSAFLVIQSATAFAIYHHLFSINNNGVYSSTNEINLSFPIKLPELPLLFRDDIPSFLLQNDPYSSFMIPVMREHIQNLEHDTNPRVLINTFNKLEEKSLKIIDKIGIYSIGPLIPSAFLDGIELEDKSFGCDLFEKSETYCQWLDSKLEGSVVYVAFGSIATVKEEQKEEVLQGLLESEMPFLWVIRSSKEDDKKKNDEIYGLNGKGMIVPWCSQMEVLFHKSIGCFVSHCGWNSTLESTIAGVPLIGVPQLADQFTNIKMVEEVWGTGVRARVEEEGGIVKREELKRCLGVLMGDGEKGNEIRRNVKKYRDLAMEAVKVGGSSHNNLNKFLESL from the exons ATGAAgcatcatcatttcattatcaTCTCTCTTACCATCCAAGGCCACATAAATCCCACTCTCCAACTCGCTAAAAACCTCTCACGCGCCGGTGTTCGCTGCACCTTCGTCACCACCGTTAATGGCTTCAGCAAATTGAACAACCTTCCGTCCATCGACGGTTTGTTCTACGCCTCTATCTCCGATGGAAACGACGACGGCACAGCTAAAATGGACTTCAGTGATTACATGAAACAGTTAAAGCGCGTGGGATCGGAAAATCTCAAAAAACTTATCGATAGATATGCCGGCGACGGTCACCCAGTTACTTGCTTAGTCTACACATTTATCTGGCCGTGGGTTGCAGAGGTGGCGCGTGAGATTAACTTGCCGTCTGCTTTTCTAGTTATTCAATCTGCTACTGCTTTTGCGATTTATCACCATTTATTTAGCATCAATAACAATGGAGTTTACAGCTCTACCAATGAAATTAACCTCTCGTTCCCAATCAAATTACCGGAATTGCCTCTGCTTTTTCGCGATGATATTCCGTCCTTTCTACTGCAGAATGATCCTTACTCTTCTTTCATGATCCCTGTAATGAGAGAACACATACAAAACCTCGAACACGATACTAATCCTCGTGTTCTCATCAACACTTTCAACAAATTAGAAGAGAAATCATTGAAAATTATCGATAAAATTGGGATCTACTCCATTGGACCTTTGATTCCTTCGGCTTTTCTCGATGGAATTGAACTCGAAGATAAGTCATTCGGATGCGATTTGTTTGAGAAATCTGAAACTTATTGCCAGTGGCTGGATTCGAAACTCGAAGGTTCGGTTGTTTACGTAGCATTTGGAAGCATAGCAACGGTGAAAGAGGAGCAAAAGGAAGAGGTTTTGCAGGGTTTATTGGAAAGTGAAATGCCATTTTTATGGGTAATTAGATCAAGCAAAGAAGAtgataagaagaagaatgatgAAATTTATGGATTGAATGGAAAAGGGATGATTGTTCCTTGGTGTTCACAAATGGAG GTACTTTTTCATAAGTCAATTGGGTGTTTCGTGAGTCACTGTGGATGGAATTCGACTTTAGAAAGCACGATAGCTGGCGTTCCACTAATTGGAGTCCCACAGTTAGCCGATCAATTTACGAACATCAAGATGGTGGAGGAGGTTTGGGGAACAGGAGTGAGAGCAAgagtagaagaagaaggaggaaTTGTGAAAAGAGAAGAGTTAAAGAGGTGTTTGGGAGTTTTAATGGGAGATGGAGAGAAAGGAAATGAAATCAGAAGGAATGTGAAGAAATATAGAGATTTGGCCATGGAAGCTGTGAAAGTGGGAGGATCTTCACATAATAATTTGAACAAGTTTTTAGAGAGTTTGTGA
- the LOC101255494 gene encoding protein transport protein SEC23 E, whose amino-acid sequence MATEMAQPDAEGIDGVRMTWNAWPRTKVEASKCVIPIASSIHLIRPHTDLPTLPYVPLRCKTCTAVLNPFARVDFQALIWICPFCFQRNHFPQHYSGISETNVPGELYPQFTTIQYTLPSQTPQSFNPNPQNPLPESSVSPIYLFVLDTCMLEEELEFAKSALKRAIDMLPDNAMVGFISYGTQVQVHELGFADMSKVYVFRGSKELSKDQVLDQLGLGTAGGRRTGGAPGMQKGGGPTGVPNLGVARFLLPASECEYTLNSLLDELSTDQWPVPQGNRALRCTGVALSVAAGLLGACVAGTGARIMALVGGPCTEGPGTIVSKDLSEPVRSHKDLHKDAAPFFKKAVHFYEELAKQLVSQGHVLDVFASALDQVGVAEMKVSIEKTGGLVVLAESFGHSVFKDSFKQIFEDGEQSLGLSFNGTLEINCSKDIKIQGIIGPCTSLDKKGPAVSSTVTGEGNTTAWKLCGLDKNTCLTVFFDVSSSEKSDPSGNVNPQLYIQFLTSYQSPDGQTKLRVTTVTRRWVDAAVSNEELVQGFDQETAAVVVARLASYKMEMEEDFDATRWLDRNLIRLCSKFGDYRKDEPSSFTLNPSFSLFPQFMFHLRRSQFLQVFNNSPDETAYFRMLLNREGISNAAVMIQPTLTAFSFNSLPFPALLDVASIAADRILLLDAYFSVVIFHGMTIAQWRNMGYQEQPEHQAFAQLLQVPHDEAQAIIRERFPVPRLVVCDQHGSQARFLLAKLNPSATYNNANEMAAGSDVIFTDDVSLQVFFEHLQRLAVQSS is encoded by the exons ATGGCGACAGAGATGGCACAACCTGATGCTGAAGGGATCGATGGAGTTCGTATGACATGGAATGCTTGGCCTAGGACGAAAGTTGAAGCTAGCAAGTGCGTTATCCCAATTGCTTCATCGATCCATCTGATCCGTCCTCATACTGATCTTCCTACACTTCCTTATGTACCTCTCCGATGTAAAACATGTACCGCTGTTCTCAACCCTTTTGCTCGTGTTGATTTCCAAGCCTTAATCTGGATCTGCCCTTTTTGTTTCCAGCGTAACCATTTCCCTCAACATTATTCCGGTATATCTGAAACTAATGTACCTGGAGAGCTTTACCCTCAATTCACTACGATTCAATATACGCTTCCTTCTCAAACCCCACAGAGTTTTAATCCTAACCCACAAAACCCTTTACCGGAATCTTCTGTTTCACcgatttatttgtttgttttggataCTTGTATGTTGGAAGAGGAGTTGGAGTTTGCCAAATCGGCCTTGAAAAGGGCGATTGATATGTTGCCGGATAATGCTATGGTGGGGTTTATATCATATGGGACGCAGGTTCAGGTGCATGAGTTGGGGTTTGCAGATATGTCTAAGGTGTATGTTTTTCGGGGATCGAAGGAGTTGTCAAAAGATCAAGTTTTGGATCAATTGGGGCTTGGTACTGCGGGTGGAAGACGGACCGGTGGTGCCCCCGGGATGCAGAAGGGTGGTGGACCAACTGGGGTTCCTAATCTTGGTGTTGCTAGATTTTTATTGCCTGCTTCGGAGTGTGAATATACCTTGAATTCT TTGTTAGATGAATTGAGCACGGATCAATGGCCAGTCCCACAGGGGAATAGAGCATTACGTTGCACTGGTGTTGCTTTGAGTGTAGCAGCTGGATTGCTTGGAGCTTGTGTGGCTGGTACTGGTGCTCGGATCATGGCCTTAGTGGGCGGTCCATGCACAGAGGGACCTGGGACG ATTGTGTCGAAAGATCTATCTGAACCAGTTCGTTCTCATAAGGATCTTCACAAGGATGCAGCACCTTTTTTCAAGAAGGCTGTCCATTTCTATGAGGAACTCGCAAAACAGCTTGTTAGTCAAGGTCACGTCTTGGATGTGTTTGCTTCAGCACTTGATCAG GTTGGGGTTGCTGAGATGAAAGTTTCTATTGAAAAAACAGGAGGATTAGTTGTTCTAGCTGAAAGCTTTGGTCATTCTGTTTTCAAAGATTCTTTCAAGCAAATCTTTGAAGATGGTGAACAGTCTCTTGGGCTGTCCTTCAA TGGTACATTAGAGATCAACTGCTCCAAGGATATTAAAATTCAAGGGATAATTGGACCATGCACATCTTTAGATAAG AAAGGACCTGCTGTTTCCAGCACGGTCACCGGTGAGGGGAATACTACAGCTTGGAAGCTGTGTGGTCTCGACAAAAACACTTGCTTAACTGTTTTCTTTGATGTTTCATCTAGCGAAAAATCAGACCCTTCAGGCAATGTAAATCCACAATTGTACATACAGTTTCTCACGAG TTACCAGAGCCCTGATGGCCAAACAAAACTACGAGTCACCACCGTTACTAGAAGATGGGTTGATGCTGCTGTTAGTAATGAG GAATTGGTGCAAGGATTTGATCAAGAGACTGCTGCAGTTGTAGTGGCTAGATTAGCTTCTTACAAAATGGAGATGGAG GAAGATTTTGATGCCACAAGGTGGCTAGATCGTAATCTCATTCGTCTGTGCTCCAAGTTTGGTGATTATCGGAAGGATGAACCCAGCTCATTCACTCTGAATCCCTCTTTTTCATTGTTCCCTCAGTTCATGTTTCATTTACGGCGATCCCAGTTCTTACAA GTGTTCAATAATAGTCCAGATGAGACAGCATATTTCCGCATGTTGCTCAATCGGGAGGGCATAAGCAATGCTGCTGTCATGATTCAGCCAACACTAACAGCATTTTCATTCAATTCACTGCCTTTCCCTGCTTTGTTGGATGTGGCATCCATTGCAGCTGATCGCATTCTCTTGTTGGATGCTTATTTTAGTGTAGTTATTTTCCATGGAATGACAATAGCTCAATGGAGAAACATGGGATACCAGGAACAGCCTGAGCACCAG GCATTTGCACAACTCTTGCAAGTTCCCCATGATGAGGCCCAAGCAATCATCCGTGAGAGATTTCCTGTTCCAAGACTGGTAGTGTGTGATCAGCATGGTTCCCAG GCAAGGTTCCTTTTGGCAAAGTTGAATCCATCTGCCACGTACAATAATGCAAATGAAATGGCAGCTGGATCAGACGTGATCTTTACAGATGATGTGAGCCTTCAAGTTTTCTTTGAGCATCTTCAGCGGCTAGCTGTGCAATCTTCTTGA